From a single Methylacidiphilum kamchatkense Kam1 genomic region:
- a CDS encoding DUF763 domain-containing protein produces MKRKTAYLPLHYGKAPSYLFERMVRLAGAMTQLIVEEYGPDEMLRRLSDPWWFQAFGCVLGFDWHSSGLTTVCCGALKEAQKRYGDIGIFVAGGKGGESRKTPEEIARIADRLAINAAESLMRTSRLVAKVDSAALQDGFALYHHCFFFTASGSWCVIQQGMNETTRYARRYHWLGESTKNFVCNPHAAIDDLSEEMEGHLLQSEIDKNRQPPAKSILLNMIAGEAEQSRQTCSELARENPQKTFNLISEILCGPTLFAPARHTISSTDIRLINLKALHKAILSAYERDPKDFQSLLETPQVGPATIRSLALVAELLFGVPICRKDPIEDFPKQVNGRRWADYAFAHGGKDGIPYPIDRVSYDRNIGILEETIRKAKLGYIEKKDALKRLARIAQSSLST; encoded by the coding sequence ATGAAAAGAAAAACGGCCTATCTTCCTTTACACTATGGGAAAGCCCCTAGTTATCTTTTTGAAAGGATGGTACGTCTGGCTGGGGCTATGACCCAGTTGATTGTCGAAGAGTATGGCCCTGATGAAATGCTCCGAAGGCTTTCTGACCCTTGGTGGTTTCAAGCGTTCGGATGTGTTCTAGGTTTTGATTGGCATTCTTCGGGACTGACTACGGTCTGCTGTGGTGCCTTAAAGGAAGCACAAAAGAGATATGGGGATATCGGTATCTTCGTGGCTGGTGGCAAAGGCGGAGAATCGAGAAAGACCCCAGAGGAAATCGCCAGGATTGCCGATCGCTTAGCAATTAATGCTGCAGAAAGTCTCATGCGTACCTCTAGGCTTGTCGCAAAAGTAGATTCTGCAGCCCTTCAAGATGGATTTGCGCTCTATCATCACTGTTTTTTTTTCACCGCTTCTGGTTCCTGGTGTGTCATCCAACAAGGCATGAACGAAACGACGCGCTACGCACGTCGATACCATTGGCTTGGAGAAAGCACTAAAAACTTTGTCTGTAACCCTCATGCAGCAATTGATGATTTATCTGAAGAGATGGAAGGTCACCTTTTGCAATCTGAAATCGACAAAAATAGGCAACCCCCCGCTAAAAGCATTCTTCTTAATATGATTGCTGGAGAAGCCGAGCAATCAAGACAAACTTGTAGTGAATTAGCTAGAGAAAATCCTCAAAAAACCTTCAATTTAATTTCTGAAATTCTTTGTGGCCCCACCCTTTTTGCCCCTGCCCGACATACTATTAGCAGCACTGATATCCGTTTAATAAACCTTAAAGCTCTTCATAAAGCTATCCTTTCAGCTTACGAAAGAGATCCAAAAGACTTCCAATCGCTTCTTGAAACCCCACAGGTTGGTCCAGCTACAATTCGGAGTCTTGCCCTTGTAGCAGAACTATTGTTTGGAGTCCCGATCTGCAGAAAGGATCCAATTGAAGACTTTCCAAAGCAGGTCAATGGTCGGCGTTGGGCCGATTATGCATTTGCTCATGGAGGCAAAGATGGGATCCCCTATCCTATTGATCGAGTTTCTTATGACCGGAACATTGGGATTCTAGAAGAAACGATAAGAAAAGCTAAATTAGGATATATAGAAAAAAAAGATGCCTTAAAAAGACTTGCTCGTATTGCCCAATCCTCCCTATCTACTTAA
- the bioA gene encoding adenosylmethionine--8-amino-7-oxononanoate transaminase — protein MSEVNSIIAADKQFLWHPFTPYNKWFDPPYVPLVIDKAEGCYLFDKKNNRFWDGNSSIWTTTHGHRHPRIIKAILACLEKIDHVSFLGNTHQWAVNLGKKLSLLISQGSANKYRVFFSDNGSTAVETAIKIAWQALKQRKEKERTLFLCLEGSYHGDTVGAMSVSSIPFQSRFKELLFESESLPAPSCFHCRWNRAKSSRGSDARESKICSWECLEALKKAIEKNKKRLAAMIIEPKIQGASGMWMHPEGYLKEAFKLTKEAGAFFIVDEVFSGMGRTGQLIASHKEGVYADFICLAKGLSGGTLPIAATLIREEIFDDFKGGYEEAFLHGHSYTANPLACASALENLKIFEEENTLRWIKAISSQLKSSSTIFWQHPLVGDVRVEGAVLAVEILKNKNGLIDSNLDIGWAVSEQAKAYGLVTRPIKDVLILVPPYCSSLEDIEGMVWALYKALNDILPVGK, from the coding sequence ATGTCTGAAGTTAATTCGATTATTGCGGCTGATAAACAATTCCTTTGGCATCCGTTTACTCCCTATAATAAATGGTTCGATCCACCCTATGTACCTCTTGTTATAGACAAGGCTGAGGGTTGTTATCTTTTTGATAAGAAGAATAATAGGTTTTGGGATGGCAATTCCTCAATCTGGACTACCACCCATGGGCATCGTCATCCGCGTATTATTAAAGCGATATTAGCATGTCTAGAAAAAATCGATCATGTTTCCTTTTTAGGGAATACTCATCAGTGGGCGGTTAATCTAGGAAAAAAACTTTCTTTGCTTATTTCTCAAGGTAGCGCAAACAAATACAGAGTTTTTTTTTCTGATAATGGTTCTACCGCTGTAGAAACAGCAATTAAAATAGCTTGGCAGGCTTTGAAACAAAGAAAGGAAAAGGAAAGGACTTTATTTCTTTGTTTAGAAGGCAGTTATCATGGAGATACAGTAGGCGCCATGAGTGTTTCTTCTATCCCATTTCAGAGCCGATTTAAAGAGTTGCTTTTTGAGTCGGAAAGCCTGCCTGCCCCATCCTGTTTCCACTGCCGATGGAATAGGGCTAAAAGCAGTAGAGGAAGCGATGCAAGAGAATCGAAAATATGTTCTTGGGAATGCCTTGAGGCACTGAAAAAAGCAATCGAAAAAAACAAAAAGAGACTGGCAGCGATGATCATAGAACCCAAAATTCAAGGAGCATCAGGAATGTGGATGCATCCTGAAGGTTATTTAAAAGAAGCCTTTAAGTTAACTAAGGAAGCTGGTGCTTTTTTTATCGTCGATGAAGTTTTCAGTGGCATGGGCAGGACAGGCCAATTGATCGCATCACACAAAGAAGGTGTGTATGCCGACTTTATCTGTTTGGCTAAAGGCTTGTCGGGAGGTACCTTGCCCATAGCCGCAACCCTTATTAGGGAAGAGATCTTTGATGACTTCAAAGGAGGCTATGAGGAAGCTTTTCTTCATGGACATAGTTATACGGCTAATCCACTAGCTTGTGCTTCGGCTTTGGAAAATTTAAAAATTTTCGAAGAAGAAAACACGCTCCGATGGATCAAGGCGATTTCTAGCCAATTGAAATCTTCTTCTACTATTTTTTGGCAGCATCCTTTAGTGGGAGATGTGAGGGTAGAAGGAGCGGTGTTAGCTGTAGAAATCCTCAAAAATAAAAACGGGCTTATCGATTCTAATCTTGATATAGGATGGGCTGTCAGCGAACAGGCAAAAGCCTATGGTCTTGTCACTCGACCTATCAAAGATGTTCTTATTCTTGTTCCGCCCTATTGTTCGTCATTGGAGGACATTGAAGGGATGGTATGGGCCTTATATAAAGCTCTCAATGATATCCTACCGGTGGGTAAATAA
- a CDS encoding putative Na+/H+ antiporter has product MLFRKGETLIDYAWQRSGGKRARSHWLYFFGVLVRYLGEVEIIFGLWLLPLLMVSLYRFGWNATFDKLKLKTEYTEALFVAVLMTISSAQPILYISQRLIGFLVRITKDSVTSWWFLILTLGPIFGSFITEASAITISALLLAEKFFCLNPKQSLAYGTIGLLFFNVSIGGTLTNYAAPPVVLVSQKWQWDSFYMLVHFGFVFACGIVLANLLYYFVFQEEFKRLEKERLSLLAETGQAESLREKIPIWIVIGNIGFLVSTVIIKDYFLLLFGILVFFLSFVDATKPYQGEIPLQKAFLVGFFLASLEVFGNLQSWWINRLLSHMSFLPLYVVSVALSSFNDNALISYLATLIVPELDEMKKRAIIGGALSAGGLTIIANAPNLVGLSLLRKFFPEGIASTKLFIMALVPTILVGILFILKEWIFK; this is encoded by the coding sequence GTGCTATTTCGCAAAGGAGAAACGTTGATCGATTATGCATGGCAGAGAAGTGGTGGGAAAAGGGCTAGGAGCCATTGGCTCTATTTCTTTGGGGTACTCGTACGTTATCTAGGTGAGGTTGAAATCATTTTTGGATTATGGCTCTTGCCGCTTTTAATGGTCTCTTTGTATCGGTTCGGTTGGAACGCAACCTTTGATAAGTTAAAATTGAAAACGGAATATACCGAAGCTTTATTTGTTGCCGTTTTAATGACTATCTCTTCGGCTCAACCAATTCTCTATATATCGCAGAGGCTTATAGGATTTTTGGTTCGAATAACAAAAGACAGCGTAACCAGTTGGTGGTTTTTGATCTTAACACTCGGCCCTATTTTTGGGTCTTTCATCACGGAAGCTTCGGCAATAACAATCAGTGCACTATTGCTAGCAGAAAAGTTTTTCTGTTTAAACCCAAAACAGTCTTTAGCTTATGGGACGATAGGACTCCTATTTTTCAATGTTTCAATTGGAGGGACTCTTACGAATTATGCAGCTCCACCGGTTGTGCTGGTTTCTCAAAAATGGCAATGGGATAGCTTCTATATGCTTGTACATTTTGGGTTTGTCTTTGCCTGTGGCATAGTCCTTGCCAATCTCTTGTATTATTTTGTGTTCCAGGAGGAATTTAAAAGGTTAGAAAAGGAAAGACTAAGTCTTTTGGCTGAAACTGGGCAAGCTGAATCTCTGAGAGAAAAAATTCCTATTTGGATAGTTATTGGCAATATTGGGTTCCTTGTTTCTACGGTCATTATAAAAGACTATTTTTTACTTTTATTTGGAATCCTCGTTTTTTTTCTGTCTTTTGTGGACGCCACAAAACCTTATCAAGGAGAAATCCCTCTGCAAAAAGCCTTTTTAGTGGGATTCTTTTTGGCCTCTCTTGAAGTCTTTGGGAATCTTCAGTCTTGGTGGATCAATCGGCTATTAAGCCACATGTCTTTTTTGCCTCTCTACGTAGTTTCTGTTGCGCTGAGTTCTTTTAATGATAATGCTCTTATATCCTACTTAGCTACATTAATTGTGCCAGAATTAGACGAAATGAAAAAAAGAGCTATTATTGGGGGTGCTTTATCTGCTGGTGGCTTAACGATTATAGCGAATGCTCCAAACTTAGTAGGATTGTCCCTTCTTAGAAAATTTTTTCCTGAGGGTATTGCTTCCACTAAGCTTTTTATAATGGCATTAGTCCCAACGATATTGGTAGGTATTCTTTTTATTCTTAAAGAATGGATCTTTAAGTAG